Proteins encoded in a region of the Halarcobacter mediterraneus genome:
- a CDS encoding TonB-dependent receptor domain-containing protein, with product MRIRRSLLSLAVITLSANLFATDNVKELSEVTVTTAAGHQQLVKDASASITVLTADKLNEKSYTSITDAIKNVPGLYITHEYGSSGSSEGISIRGMSEMETLYLINGRPVTNGRDFGRAAGTAGQATGLNSMLPPISMIERIEIVRGPASSLYGSNALGGVINIITKKGTKEWTGSFNIEYLLPASNNDISDKKVASNAFIQGPLIDDLLGLQLNVSNTKTDGGGVQVQTNSRTGEEEERIVNGKEVRSVTGKFILTPNENNEISLGYNHVEQEAVLAAGSTSNTNPYTKDIYTITHDGRYGNLTTNTYFQSEELERNQTNRDGSTKIVFAKNNIFNNQSNYVLGEHVLTFGGQYKTEEFEDPGQKLVNIDRWLAAVFTEAEWSLFDDLLLTTGLRYNDDELFSGHLSPRVYGVYHLTDNWTLKGGVTTGYSQPTISSATEGWTQPYGGGLWLGNPDLNPEESINYEAGLHYENRELGLVGSIVFFQTDYENKIVANRVCTPDSLGDNYSGCEQWGASPTNPFVNEYRNIADAQMKGIELAGNYDILDNLQTGISYTYTKSEIKEAVFDKGTDREIDLSGQPLNKTPKHMFNFTLDYQPTSKWNLWGQFNYRGKSSEYLTFDHGTQVKPETPAYSTADLGIVYKATDALTLKAGVYNVANKQITNADYGVTLDGRRYNFALNYNF from the coding sequence ATGAGAATAAGAAGAAGTCTACTTTCATTAGCTGTTATTACTTTAAGTGCAAACTTATTTGCAACTGATAATGTGAAAGAATTAAGTGAAGTAACTGTTACAACTGCTGCAGGTCACCAGCAATTGGTAAAAGATGCTTCAGCTTCAATCACTGTATTAACTGCTGATAAATTAAATGAAAAGTCATATACAAGTATAACTGATGCTATTAAAAATGTTCCCGGATTATATATAACACATGAGTATGGTAGTAGTGGAAGTTCTGAAGGTATTTCTATTAGAGGAATGTCAGAAATGGAAACACTATACTTAATCAATGGAAGACCAGTTACAAATGGAAGAGATTTTGGTAGAGCAGCAGGAACTGCAGGGCAAGCTACAGGACTAAATAGTATGTTACCTCCAATTTCAATGATTGAAAGAATAGAAATAGTTAGAGGTCCAGCTTCATCTTTATATGGTTCAAATGCATTAGGTGGAGTAATAAATATCATTACTAAAAAAGGTACAAAAGAATGGACAGGAAGTTTTAATATAGAATATCTATTGCCTGCGTCAAATAATGATATTAGTGATAAAAAAGTTGCATCAAATGCATTTATTCAAGGTCCATTAATAGATGACCTTTTAGGCTTACAATTAAATGTATCAAATACTAAAACAGATGGTGGTGGAGTTCAAGTACAGACAAATAGTAGAACTGGCGAAGAAGAAGAAAGAATTGTAAATGGTAAAGAAGTTAGATCAGTTACTGGAAAGTTTATACTTACACCGAATGAAAACAATGAAATAAGTCTTGGATATAATCATGTAGAACAAGAAGCCGTACTAGCAGCAGGTTCAACAAGTAATACAAATCCATATACAAAAGATATCTATACTATCACTCATGATGGAAGATATGGTAATCTTACAACAAATACATACTTTCAAAGTGAAGAATTAGAAAGAAACCAAACAAATAGAGATGGCTCAACAAAAATAGTTTTTGCTAAAAACAATATTTTTAATAACCAGTCTAATTATGTTCTGGGTGAACATGTATTAACTTTTGGAGGGCAATATAAAACTGAAGAATTTGAAGACCCCGGACAGAAACTAGTAAATATAGATAGATGGTTAGCAGCAGTTTTTACTGAAGCGGAATGGAGTTTATTTGATGATTTACTACTTACAACAGGACTAAGATACAATGATGATGAGTTATTTAGTGGTCATTTATCTCCAAGAGTTTATGGGGTTTATCATTTAACAGATAATTGGACTTTAAAAGGTGGAGTTACAACAGGATATTCTCAACCAACAATTTCATCTGCAACAGAAGGATGGACACAACCTTATGGAGGAGGATTATGGTTAGGAAATCCAGATTTAAATCCAGAAGAAAGTATAAATTATGAGGCAGGACTTCACTATGAGAATAGAGAGTTAGGATTAGTTGGAAGTATTGTTTTCTTTCAAACAGATTATGAGAATAAAATTGTAGCAAATAGAGTTTGTACACCTGACAGCCTTGGTGATAATTATTCAGGTTGTGAACAGTGGGGAGCTTCACCAACAAATCCATTTGTAAATGAGTATAGAAATATTGCTGATGCCCAAATGAAAGGTATAGAGCTTGCAGGTAACTATGATATCTTAGATAACTTACAAACAGGGATTAGTTATACTTACACAAAATCTGAGATAAAAGAAGCAGTATTTGATAAAGGTACAGATAGAGAAATCGACCTTTCAGGTCAACCTTTAAATAAAACTCCAAAACATATGTTTAATTTTACTTTAGATTACCAACCAACTTCAAAGTGGAATTTATGGGGACAATTTAACTATAGAGGAAAATCTTCAGAATATTTAACCTTTGACCATGGTACACAAGTAAAACCTGAAACTCCAGCTTATAGTACGGCTGATTTAGGAATTGTATATAAAGCAACAGACGCCTTAACTCTTAAAGCAGGAGTATACAATGTTGCAAATAAACAAATTACAAATGCAGACTATGGAGTAACACTTGATGGAAGAAGATATAATTTTGCTCTAAATTATAACTTTTAA
- a CDS encoding TonB-dependent receptor domain-containing protein: MKIRKNLLSLAAITSLSILNANEPAKVADVTVVSAAGIEQNIADAAATISVITAEELQKKSYTDVTDALKNVPGVYINGGGSQQSIMIRGMATDYTLFLIDGKPMQGTGAFELNGNLAGAQMNFLPSIDSIERIEIIRGPASSLYGSDAMGGVINIITKRNMDKVSASISTEYVKADSSNKVNNDSLQTNVYINAPIVKDLLSVSLNGSFLNQDESNFQTTTAETASSDPEFKRKNIGTKFTLTPDDNNTITAGYTYTVQERAFNEGKSLEEGTEDTYYKSIKYNYSLTHEANYDKFLINSYINYDKAKNPSRTNSSTGNGIEFDTLTVNTQGTYFFDKNTTSVGLNYKDENLEDGATSSLNDSIVTMERYQWSLFAENEWSITDDLALTLSGRYDDNEDFGSNFSPKAYAVYHATDKLTVKGGVTSGYKAPSLRQAAPDFAGVSRGGVMIGNPDLTPEKSLNYEVGLAYNDYDLGLKGSIVAFHTDFEDKIQRTGRICDPDEACSYKGTVYEPHQYGYTAYENVDEAEIQGIELTTDYNITDKLLYRHSYTYTDSEQKSGSNEGKPLNNVSEHMFNAGLDWDATGKLNLWTQVNYRSKTAGSVSRSGELNRQPSYTFADVGLVYEIAKNISLKAGIYNLTNKEVTTEDGYDYILDGRRYSFAMNIKF, encoded by the coding sequence ATGAAAATAAGAAAAAATTTACTTTCATTAGCAGCTATTACTTCACTAAGTATATTAAATGCTAATGAACCAGCAAAAGTTGCTGATGTAACAGTTGTTAGTGCAGCAGGTATTGAACAAAATATTGCTGATGCTGCTGCTACTATCTCAGTTATTACAGCTGAAGAATTACAAAAAAAATCATATACAGATGTAACAGATGCACTTAAAAATGTACCAGGAGTTTATATCAATGGTGGAGGTTCTCAACAAAGTATTATGATTAGAGGTATGGCAACTGACTATACCCTATTTTTAATTGATGGAAAACCTATGCAAGGAACAGGAGCCTTTGAACTAAATGGAAACCTTGCTGGAGCTCAAATGAATTTCTTACCATCAATTGATAGTATAGAAAGAATCGAGATTATTAGAGGTCCAGCTTCATCATTGTATGGTTCAGATGCTATGGGTGGAGTTATTAATATAATTACAAAAAGAAATATGGATAAAGTTAGTGCAAGTATTTCAACAGAATATGTAAAAGCTGATTCCTCAAATAAAGTAAATAATGACTCACTACAAACAAATGTATACATTAATGCACCTATCGTAAAAGATTTATTATCAGTTTCTCTCAATGGTTCTTTTTTAAACCAAGATGAAAGTAATTTTCAAACAACTACTGCTGAAACAGCAAGTAGTGATCCAGAATTCAAAAGAAAAAATATTGGAACAAAATTTACTCTTACACCAGATGATAATAATACAATCACAGCAGGTTATACTTATACTGTACAAGAACGAGCATTTAATGAAGGAAAAAGTTTAGAAGAAGGTACTGAAGATACTTATTATAAATCAATTAAGTACAATTATTCATTAACACACGAAGCAAATTATGATAAATTTCTTATAAACTCATATATTAATTATGATAAAGCCAAAAATCCTTCAAGAACAAACTCTAGCACAGGGAATGGTATAGAATTTGATACTCTTACAGTAAATACTCAAGGAACTTACTTCTTTGATAAAAATACTACTTCTGTAGGTTTAAATTATAAAGATGAAAACCTAGAAGATGGAGCAACTAGTTCATTAAATGATAGTATCGTTACAATGGAAAGATACCAATGGTCACTATTTGCAGAAAATGAGTGGTCTATCACTGATGATTTAGCTTTAACACTTAGTGGAAGATATGATGACAATGAAGATTTTGGTAGTAACTTTTCTCCAAAAGCATATGCTGTTTATCATGCAACTGATAAATTAACTGTAAAAGGTGGAGTTACTTCAGGATACAAAGCACCTTCTTTAAGACAAGCAGCTCCAGATTTTGCAGGTGTTTCAAGAGGAGGAGTAATGATTGGTAACCCTGATTTAACTCCTGAAAAAAGTTTAAACTATGAAGTAGGCTTAGCATATAATGACTATGATTTAGGATTAAAAGGAAGTATAGTTGCCTTCCATACAGATTTTGAAGATAAAATTCAAAGAACAGGAAGAATATGTGATCCAGATGAAGCTTGCTCATACAAAGGTACAGTTTACGAACCTCATCAATATGGTTATACTGCTTATGAAAATGTAGATGAAGCAGAAATTCAAGGTATTGAATTAACAACTGACTATAATATTACAGACAAATTATTATACAGACATTCATATACATATACTGATTCTGAACAAAAATCAGGTTCAAATGAAGGTAAACCTTTAAATAATGTTTCTGAACATATGTTTAATGCAGGTTTAGATTGGGATGCAACAGGAAAACTTAACTTATGGACACAAGTGAATTATAGAAGTAAGACAGCAGGAAGTGTTTCACGTAGCGGAGAGTTAAATAGACAACCATCTTATACTTTTGCTGATGTAGGGTTAGTTTATGAAATTGCAAAAAATATCTCTTTAAAAGCAGGTATTTATAACCTAACCAATAAAGAAGTAACAACAGAAGATGGCTATGACTATATTTTGGATGGAAGAAGATATAGTTTTGCTATGAATATCAAATTCTAG
- a CDS encoding TonB-dependent receptor domain-containing protein, translated as MNNRKSLLSLAAIASLSILNANESTSNLGDITVTSAAGYEQKLVYAPASISVITQEDLNKKAYTNLLDAVKDIEGVDIGETTDKSGQGTISVRGMGSDYTLVLIDGRKQNNNGDIYPNSFGGLQFANIPPLSMIERIEVVRGPMSTLYGADAMGGVINIITKKIANEWSGSITKGQTFQTESYWGNQATTDVAIIGPIIKDKLGISIRGSYYDKEESKPQWDKDSFNNNGVIEDSSKSNSRFGGNGKTMDNQNWTFGTGLTFTPNDNHTIRADFDIAKQKYDNTTGSVGTIDSYDTIYDTQRVGYAEYQRMEREQYSLSWEADWSLGRSTVGIHHIESKNLGRSLPLTAEQRQYIEENKSNWADVDEALQDPVFAGLMPRPIRALESKNTTFSAKYELPLENHYIVMGAEYLEASMKDGVFGMNEGKTDGEKEYYQYSAFIEDSWNITDPLTFTIGARYDKHEDFGSHVSPRAYLTYVLNDSWTIKGGVATGYKTPKTSDLQEGVTGFGGQGTSPWIGNPDLQPEESLSKEIAVYYEHPDKHNFNITVFQNDFEDKIESDDAIGGIAQEWLDLGYDPKMKQNVGEAEILGLEIAGKYFILDNLSIKMNWTYMDSEIQSDDPSTNGRPLTSSPKHMYSATLDYQIIPDLNTYLQYRGEKDRFNSRYKSGTEYKDLYYKDYSIWNLGASYKVNKNLTFNGRVNNLFDKNFMEYNAIAKGSGRTPYYYEQYSNISAGRNFWISLNYTF; from the coding sequence ATGAATAATAGAAAAAGTCTACTTTCATTAGCAGCAATTGCTTCATTAAGTATATTAAATGCAAATGAATCAACTTCAAACCTAGGTGACATAACAGTAACTAGTGCAGCAGGATATGAACAAAAACTCGTATATGCACCTGCAAGTATTTCAGTAATCACACAAGAAGATCTTAATAAAAAAGCCTATACAAATCTTTTAGATGCAGTAAAAGATATTGAAGGTGTAGATATTGGAGAAACTACAGATAAATCTGGACAAGGTACTATTAGCGTAAGAGGTATGGGTTCTGATTATACACTTGTATTAATTGACGGACGAAAACAAAATAATAACGGCGATATCTATCCTAATAGCTTTGGTGGATTACAATTTGCAAATATTCCACCTTTATCAATGATTGAAAGAATAGAAGTTGTAAGAGGACCTATGAGTACACTTTATGGTGCAGATGCAATGGGTGGTGTAATTAATATAATTACTAAAAAAATTGCAAATGAATGGTCTGGTTCAATAACAAAAGGTCAAACTTTCCAAACAGAAAGTTATTGGGGAAATCAAGCAACTACAGATGTTGCTATTATAGGGCCAATTATTAAAGATAAACTTGGAATTAGCATTAGAGGAAGCTATTATGATAAAGAAGAATCAAAACCCCAATGGGATAAAGACTCATTTAACAATAATGGTGTAATTGAAGATTCTAGTAAATCAAATAGTCGTTTTGGTGGTAATGGGAAAACAATGGATAACCAGAATTGGACATTTGGTACAGGTTTAACATTTACTCCAAATGATAATCATACTATTAGAGCTGATTTTGATATTGCAAAACAAAAATATGATAACACAACAGGTAGTGTAGGAACAATAGATAGCTATGATACAATCTATGATACTCAAAGAGTTGGATATGCAGAATATCAAAGAATGGAAAGAGAACAATACTCTTTATCTTGGGAAGCAGATTGGAGCTTAGGTAGAAGTACAGTAGGTATTCATCACATAGAATCAAAGAATTTAGGAAGAAGTCTACCTTTAACTGCAGAACAAAGACAATATATTGAAGAAAATAAATCTAACTGGGCAGATGTAGATGAAGCTTTACAAGACCCAGTTTTTGCAGGACTTATGCCTAGACCAATAAGAGCTTTAGAATCAAAAAATACAACATTTAGTGCAAAATATGAACTTCCATTAGAAAACCATTATATTGTAATGGGTGCAGAATATTTGGAAGCTTCAATGAAAGATGGTGTTTTTGGTATGAATGAAGGGAAAACAGATGGAGAAAAAGAGTATTATCAATACTCTGCTTTTATAGAAGATAGCTGGAATATTACAGATCCTCTAACTTTTACAATTGGGGCAAGGTATGATAAACATGAAGACTTTGGAAGTCATGTTAGTCCTAGAGCATACTTAACATATGTATTAAATGATAGCTGGACAATTAAAGGTGGTGTTGCTACAGGGTATAAAACTCCAAAAACTTCTGACTTACAAGAAGGAGTTACAGGATTTGGAGGACAAGGAACTTCTCCTTGGATAGGAAACCCTGACTTACAACCAGAAGAAAGTTTAAGTAAAGAAATTGCAGTTTATTATGAACATCCAGATAAACACAATTTTAATATAACTGTATTTCAAAATGATTTTGAAGATAAAATTGAAAGTGATGATGCTATTGGTGGTATAGCACAAGAATGGCTTGATTTAGGTTATGATCCAAAAATGAAACAAAATGTTGGGGAAGCAGAAATCTTAGGACTTGAAATTGCTGGAAAATACTTTATTTTAGATAATTTATCTATTAAAATGAACTGGACATATATGGATTCAGAAATTCAATCAGATGATCCTTCTACAAATGGACGACCTCTTACAAGTAGTCCTAAACATATGTATAGTGCTACTTTAGACTATCAAATAATACCTGATTTAAATACTTATTTACAATATAGAGGAGAAAAAGACAGGTTTAATTCAAGATATAAATCTGGTACAGAATACAAAGATTTATATTATAAAGATTACTCTATTTGGAATCTAGGTGCTTCGTATAAAGTCAATAAAAATCTAACTTTTAATGGTAGAGTTAATAATCTATTTGATAAAAACTTTATGGAATACAATGCCATTGCAAAAGGTTCAGGTAGAACACCTTACTATTATGAGCAATATAGTAATATTTCGGCTGGTAGAAACTTTTGGATTAGTCTAAATTATACATTCTAA
- a CDS encoding PepSY-associated TM helix domain-containing protein, producing MEKGFRESMRWLHTWSGLIVGWLLFAIFVTGTSAYYREEINLWMKPEFHKSQVSEKTIQIAVDKAIENTNKSDNVSVTLPDSRNNLIAIRAEKKSNTETQKKQRTQKSEKTNSQAKNSNENKKRVKKRRTPSIYYDATTGELIEDTTKTAGGNFLYRFHFELYGIPKLIGRWIVGIATMAMLVAIITGILIHKRIFKDIFTFRPKNNTRGWMDAHILPAVAALPFLIMITYSGLLLFGNLMFPYGMKAYYGNDFMAYRQDIMRAYSTDSNKDINKEKAKSQKENRVKVVKTFEEQENKNINRIVNAYALRDINRYQNNKNAQRLISTNASRQIALSKKNTFSNNISKEKLLTILNKAEKIWPENIGGFSIVKKGNNTFVEITPKDPSTLFSNRMARESITYNARTTELIKEVNPPVIDSVVLNTNTAFRSLHEAKFADSTLRFVFFLAGIMGTVIAGTGLVLWIEKRKKKNLKDKSFGFWLVEKLNLGTIMGLFIAIAIFFIANRVIVIEENERRSLEISIFFIAWLLSYIHAFLRNTSKAWKEQLLFATVLFFIIPILNAIVVFDSFTQIINRDNIFIYFDIFSIFIALVFLLVRFILIRKDKRKGEQK from the coding sequence ATGGAAAAAGGTTTTAGAGAATCAATGAGGTGGTTACACACCTGGAGTGGTTTAATTGTAGGTTGGCTTTTATTTGCTATTTTTGTAACAGGAACAAGTGCTTATTACAGAGAAGAAATAAATCTTTGGATGAAACCTGAATTTCATAAATCACAAGTTTCTGAAAAAACTATACAAATAGCTGTAGATAAAGCTATTGAAAATACTAATAAATCAGATAATGTAAGTGTTACTTTACCAGATAGTAGAAATAACTTAATAGCCATTAGAGCTGAAAAAAAATCTAATACAGAAACACAAAAAAAACAAAGAACACAAAAATCAGAAAAAACAAATAGTCAAGCTAAAAATAGTAATGAAAATAAAAAAAGAGTAAAAAAAAGAAGAACTCCATCTATATATTATGATGCAACTACTGGAGAGTTGATAGAAGATACAACAAAAACAGCAGGTGGTAACTTTTTATATAGATTTCACTTTGAACTTTATGGTATTCCTAAACTTATAGGTAGATGGATTGTAGGAATTGCTACAATGGCTATGCTTGTTGCAATCATCACAGGAATACTTATTCACAAAAGAATTTTCAAGGATATTTTTACATTTAGACCAAAAAACAATACAAGAGGTTGGATGGATGCTCATATTCTTCCTGCCGTTGCTGCTTTACCTTTTTTAATAATGATTACTTATTCTGGACTTTTACTCTTTGGAAATCTAATGTTTCCTTATGGGATGAAAGCTTATTATGGAAATGACTTTATGGCCTATAGGCAAGATATTATGCGTGCATATAGTACAGATTCTAATAAAGATATAAATAAAGAGAAGGCTAAATCTCAAAAAGAGAATAGAGTAAAAGTAGTAAAAACATTCGAGGAACAAGAAAATAAAAATATTAACAGAATTGTAAATGCTTATGCGTTAAGAGATATAAATAGATATCAAAATAATAAAAATGCACAAAGATTAATAAGTACAAATGCAAGTAGACAAATTGCTCTTTCAAAAAAGAATACCTTTTCTAATAATATTTCAAAAGAAAAACTATTGACAATCTTAAATAAAGCAGAAAAGATTTGGCCTGAAAATATAGGTGGTTTTTCTATTGTAAAAAAAGGAAATAATACTTTTGTCGAGATTACTCCAAAAGACCCAAGTACTCTGTTTAGTAACCGCATGGCTAGAGAATCTATTACATATAATGCCAGAACAACAGAGTTGATAAAAGAAGTAAATCCACCTGTAATAGATAGTGTGGTTTTAAATACCAATACAGCATTTAGGTCTTTACATGAAGCAAAATTTGCTGATTCTACTTTAAGATTTGTTTTCTTCCTTGCAGGGATTATGGGTACTGTTATAGCAGGAACAGGACTTGTATTATGGATAGAAAAAAGAAAGAAAAAGAATCTTAAGGATAAAAGTTTTGGTTTTTGGCTTGTTGAAAAATTAAACCTTGGTACTATTATGGGATTATTTATTGCTATTGCTATTTTCTTTATTGCCAATAGAGTTATTGTAATTGAAGAAAATGAAAGAAGGTCTTTAGAAATATCTATATTCTTTATTGCTTGGTTACTTTCATACATTCATGCTTTCCTTAGAAATACTTCAAAAGCATGGAAGGAACAACTACTTTTTGCAACTGTATTATTTTTTATAATACCTATTTTAAATGCAATAGTTGTATTTGATAGTTTCACTCAAATTATCAATAGAGATAATATTTTTATATATTTTGATATTTTTTCTATCTTTATTGCATTAGTATTTTTACTTGTACGATTTATTCTAATAAGAAAAGATAAAAGAAAAGGAGAACAAAAATGA
- a CDS encoding DUF3325 domain-containing protein, with product MIIGTYLAYLSLILFSFSLEKHFKEVIKKDVNKVFKNIAKILGYIFLICSLIILINDLGISLGLTYLVGILAVLTLLIAFIYTYKPKIIIKLTIVLFIISLLISIL from the coding sequence ATGATAATAGGTACATATTTAGCATATCTTAGTTTAATATTATTCTCTTTTTCATTAGAAAAACACTTTAAGGAGGTAATAAAAAAAGATGTAAACAAAGTTTTTAAAAATATTGCAAAAATCTTAGGATATATATTTTTAATTTGTTCACTAATCATTTTGATAAATGATTTAGGTATTTCTTTAGGCTTAACATATTTAGTAGGTATATTGGCAGTTTTAACTTTATTAATTGCTTTTATTTATACCTATAAACCTAAAATTATTATCAAGTTAACGATAGTGTTATTTATAATCTCACTATTAATTTCAATCTTATAA
- a CDS encoding DUF4198 domain-containing protein, translating to MKISKLILAGAITTSTLLAHGFWLNSFEATSHGSKLVTVGIGTGHNPTIEDSVSDRVKLKSFDLITPEGKAIALKKPLKGLKDIYDKDSLKIVDSNLAMQKISFGKESEKGTYTASLATQTGTFIKYLDKNDKTRFTTKSKDEIRNLKKILSTIKNTVYAKTYFVNKSWTQPKAVGHELELIPTNDISKLYIGDTITFNVLYKGKPLESGYVTAKSALNKGDNALFSNVRKGKAKFVLTNFGQWMFTVNNKKDQDEVTISDTASATINIQ from the coding sequence ATGAAAATTTCAAAATTAATACTAGCAGGAGCTATAACAACAAGTACATTATTAGCTCATGGTTTTTGGTTAAACTCTTTTGAGGCAACTTCACATGGAAGTAAACTTGTAACAGTAGGTATAGGAACAGGTCACAATCCGACAATAGAGGACTCTGTTTCAGATAGAGTTAAACTTAAATCATTTGATTTAATTACTCCTGAGGGTAAAGCAATTGCTCTAAAAAAACCCCTAAAAGGTCTTAAAGATATTTATGATAAAGATAGTTTAAAAATCGTAGATAGTAATCTTGCAATGCAAAAAATATCTTTTGGTAAAGAATCAGAAAAAGGAACATATACTGCAAGTTTAGCAACACAAACAGGTACTTTTATAAAATATCTTGATAAAAATGATAAAACAAGATTTACAACAAAAAGTAAAGATGAAATTAGAAATTTAAAAAAGATATTATCTACTATTAAAAATACAGTATATGCAAAAACTTATTTTGTAAATAAATCTTGGACTCAACCTAAAGCTGTAGGTCACGAGCTGGAATTAATCCCTACAAATGATATTTCAAAGTTATATATTGGAGATACAATTACTTTTAACGTACTTTATAAAGGTAAACCTCTTGAGAGTGGTTATGTAACTGCAAAAAGTGCATTAAATAAAGGAGATAATGCTCTATTTTCTAATGTTAGAAAAGGTAAAGCAAAATTTGTTTTAACAAACTTTGGACAATGGATGTTTACAGTGAATAATAAAAAAGATCAAGATGAAGTTACTATTTCAGATACGGCATCTGCAACTATTAATATTCAATAA
- a CDS encoding ABC transporter permease: MLINAFLIALKEIKRNILRSILTILGIVIGVASVIAMVMIGDGTTAKVQEDISKLGTNMLTLRVGQERRGRVRSDNSARPFKQEDINAIKSEIQNVKAVAAENSSSVNTIYLNKSYTTSIVGTSNDYFVIKDWPLKSGREFDESELSFGQTSCILGTTIVKQLFEEEDPLGSKIRLKNFGCTVIGVLESKGAAAFGRDQDEIIVVPLKMFQRKIQGNKDIKSILISINESKNIQRAKNNINSLMQERRAIKVGEDNNFYIRDMEDLLSTMTSTTKMLTYLLGSIAAISLLVGGIGIMNIMLVSVTERTREIGTRLAIGAMESEVLLQFLVESVVLSTLGGIIGIVFGLSIGFSVVHFMSLPFIINTQIILIAFVFSTLIGVVFGYFPARKAARLNPIDALRYE; encoded by the coding sequence ATGTTAATAAATGCCTTTTTAATAGCTTTAAAAGAGATAAAAAGAAATATTTTAAGATCAATACTTACAATATTAGGGATTGTAATAGGGGTAGCTTCTGTTATTGCAATGGTTATGATAGGAGATGGTACTACTGCAAAAGTTCAAGAAGATATTTCTAAACTTGGAACAAATATGCTTACTTTAAGAGTAGGGCAGGAAAGAAGAGGGCGTGTAAGAAGTGATAATAGTGCTAGACCTTTTAAACAAGAAGATATAAATGCTATAAAAAGTGAAATCCAAAATGTAAAAGCAGTAGCCGCAGAAAATAGTAGTAGTGTAAATACTATATATTTAAATAAAAGTTATACTACTAGCATTGTAGGAACAAGTAATGATTATTTTGTAATAAAAGATTGGCCTTTAAAAAGTGGAAGAGAGTTTGATGAAAGTGAATTAAGTTTTGGACAAACTTCTTGTATTTTAGGTACAACAATAGTAAAACAACTTTTTGAAGAAGAAGATCCTTTAGGAAGTAAAATTAGACTTAAAAATTTTGGTTGCACAGTTATTGGAGTTTTAGAATCAAAAGGAGCTGCTGCTTTTGGTAGAGATCAAGATGAAATAATAGTTGTACCTCTTAAAATGTTTCAAAGAAAAATACAAGGAAACAAAGATATTAAGTCAATTCTGATTTCAATAAATGAGAGTAAAAATATACAAAGAGCTAAGAACAATATTAATTCACTTATGCAAGAAAGAAGAGCTATTAAAGTTGGTGAAGATAATAATTTTTATATAAGAGATATGGAAGATTTACTTTCAACAATGACTTCTACAACAAAAATGCTAACTTATCTTTTAGGTTCAATTGCTGCCATTTCTTTACTTGTAGGGGGAATAGGAATAATGAATATTATGCTTGTTTCAGTTACTGAAAGAACAAGAGAAATTGGTACAAGACTTGCTATTGGTGCAATGGAAAGTGAGGTCTTATTACAGTTTTTAGTTGAATCAGTTGTTTTATCAACTCTTGGTGGTATTATTGGTATTGTTTTTGGACTTTCAATAGGGTTTTCTGTTGTTCATTTTATGAGTTTACCTTTTATAATAAATACACAAATAATTTTAATAGCTTTTGTTTTTTCAACATTAATTGGTGTAGTATTTGGCTATTTCCCAGCTAGAAAGGCTGCGAGATTAAATCCAATTGATGCATTAAGGTATGAATAA